Proteins from one Sphaeramia orbicularis chromosome 17, fSphaOr1.1, whole genome shotgun sequence genomic window:
- the snai2 gene encoding zinc finger protein SNAI2 — translation MPRSFLVKKHINSAKKPNYSELESPTVFITPHFYKGLPLPMIPQPEILSPAAYSPITVWTTSNLPLSPLPSDLSPISGYPSSLSDTSSKDHSGSESPRSDEDEQMLPKLTDPHGVEAEKFQCSLCSKSYSTYSGLLKHKQLHCDAQTRKSFSCKYCEKEYVSLGALKMHIRTHTLPCVCKICGKAFSRPWLLQGHIRTHTGEKPFSCPHCNRAFADRSNLRAHLQTHSDVKKYQCKNCSKTFSRMSLLHKHEESGCCVAH, via the exons ATGCCACGCTCTTTTCTGGTCAAGAAACACATTAACTCTGCAAAGAAGCCAAATTATAGTGAGCTGGAAAGCCCAACAG TGTTCATCACGCCGCATTTCTACAAGGGCCTTCCCCTCCCCATGATCCCCCAGCCGGAGATCCTTAGTCCGGCCGCCTACAGCCCCATCACAGTGTGGACTACCAGCAACTTGCCGCTGTCTCCGCTCCCCAGTGACCTGTCCCCCATCTCTGGATACCCTTCATCGCTCTCCGACACCTCCTCTAAAGACCACAGCGGCTCTGAAAGCCCGAGGAGTGATGAAGACGAACAGATGCTTCCTAAACTGACAGACCCTCACGGAGTGGAGGCAGAGAAATTCCAATGTAGTTTGTGTAGTAAGTCCTACTCCACGTACTCTGGACTGCTCAAGCATAAACAGCTGCACTGCGACGCCCAAACGAGGAAATCCTTCAGTTGTAAATACTGCGAGAAGGAGTATGTCAGTCTGGGAGCTCTTAAAATGCACATCAGGACTCACACTTTACCTTGTGTTTGCAAAATCTGCGGGAAAGCTTTCTCCAGACCGTGGCTGCTCCAAGGACACATCAGGACGCACACCG GAGAGAAGCCGTTCTCCTGTCCTCACTGCAACAGGGCTTTTGCAGACAGGTCCAATCTCAGGGCTCACCTACAAACCCATTCAGATGTGAAAAAATACCAATGCAAGAACTGCTCCAAAACCTTCTCCAGGATGTCTCTTCTGCACAAGCATGAGGAATCTGGTTGTTGTGTAGCACACTGA